Proteins encoded by one window of Dryocola sp. LX212:
- a CDS encoding sensor domain-containing diguanylate cyclase — MSDNLIERISSALESEYTLEGLVRQLLEMLELVTNMESTYLTRVEPDGSQQHILFSRNSRHMQIPEGLSVPWGDTLCKRALDEGRRYTCDVAGIWGDSEAAKVLGITTYVSTPVRLADGSLYGTLCAASSEQRELSERSEQVLQLFAQLIAQQIQNEQLMKKLQQANAALTTSSYTDDLTGLPNRRAVFDQLPQLFTRAKLDARYVLVAFADLDDFKQINDVYGHDAGDEFLCAVGERLKAGVRYDEILGRVGGDEFIVAGAGPTNYADAQDAARAFKTRLAALLTGDYSLHSLTIKYGGPSIGAVAINPGDVSPDMALRAADEAMYQEKKTRRK, encoded by the coding sequence ATGTCTGACAATCTTATTGAGCGCATTTCAAGCGCGTTAGAATCTGAATACACGCTTGAGGGGCTTGTCCGCCAGCTGCTGGAAATGCTTGAGCTGGTGACCAACATGGAGTCCACCTACCTGACCCGCGTGGAGCCGGACGGCAGCCAGCAGCATATCCTTTTTTCCCGTAACAGCAGGCACATGCAGATCCCGGAGGGGCTGTCCGTACCTTGGGGCGACACGTTGTGCAAGCGTGCGCTGGATGAAGGGCGGCGATATACCTGCGACGTGGCGGGTATCTGGGGCGATTCCGAGGCGGCGAAGGTGCTGGGGATAACCACCTATGTCAGCACACCCGTGAGGCTGGCCGATGGCTCGCTTTACGGTACGCTTTGTGCCGCCAGCTCCGAGCAGCGCGAGCTGTCCGAGCGCAGCGAGCAGGTGCTCCAGCTATTTGCCCAGCTTATCGCCCAGCAGATCCAGAATGAGCAGCTGATGAAAAAACTACAGCAGGCCAACGCTGCGCTGACCACTTCCAGCTATACCGACGATCTGACGGGCCTGCCGAATCGTCGCGCGGTGTTTGACCAGCTTCCGCAGCTCTTTACCCGAGCGAAACTCGACGCCCGCTATGTGCTGGTAGCCTTTGCCGACCTGGATGATTTTAAGCAAATCAATGATGTTTACGGTCACGACGCGGGGGATGAGTTCCTGTGCGCGGTTGGCGAGCGGCTAAAAGCAGGCGTGCGCTACGATGAAATACTGGGGCGGGTTGGCGGGGACGAGTTTATCGTTGCCGGAGCCGGGCCGACAAACTACGCTGACGCCCAGGATGCGGCCAGAGCTTTTAAAACGCGGCTGGCCGCCCTGCTGACCGGCGACTATAGCCTGCACTCATTGACGATCAAATACGGCGGCCCGAGTATCGGCGCAGTGGCGATAAATCCCGGCGACGTTAGTCCGGATATGGCGCTGCGCGCCGCCGACGAGGCGATGTATCAGGAGAAGAAAACTCGCCGGAAGTAG
- a CDS encoding cupin domain-containing protein, giving the protein MFTFINDTKLEDLGAGVTRRVLANGGKMMAVQVNFETGAVGPMHNHPHEQLTYVLSGEFEFTIGEEVHKVKAGDTLYKEPHVMHGCVCLAAGTLLDTFTPIREDFFS; this is encoded by the coding sequence ATGTTTACCTTCATTAACGACACAAAGCTGGAAGACCTGGGGGCTGGCGTTACCCGCCGCGTACTCGCGAACGGCGGAAAAATGATGGCGGTGCAGGTGAATTTCGAAACCGGAGCCGTGGGGCCAATGCATAACCACCCTCACGAACAGCTAACATACGTGCTTTCCGGCGAGTTCGAATTCACCATTGGTGAAGAGGTGCATAAGGTTAAAGCCGGGGATACGCTTTATAAAGAGCCGCACGTGATGCACGGCTGCGTGTGTCTGGCCGCCGGTACGCTGCTGGATACCTTTACGCCGATTCGGGAAGATTTCTTTAGCTGA
- the wzz(fepE) gene encoding LPS O-antigen length regulator Wzz(fepE) — protein MSSIEVKSQQLESALIYPVQPASHEEIDLLALLSTLFAARKQIVGITLIFALCGVIASFLLPQKWTSQAVITAPENEQMVELRRAMVNMSVLGVETKVNSASVFNMFLKKFDSQALRERFLSTSPYVQVLLRNKEVDTSELHKAIINVSEKFKSQNNADPKQTAETPYSSWTLSFNAPDAENAQRVLRNYIEFIVGEVNKSILQEVKDAVELKIVFEKDKLKLDRSMLENEHSVNLQRLGYSLQVANAAGLKKPVYSNGQAIKDDPDYSVALGSDGLAEKLKIEESIKDVSQLNVAVQNREHLVSQLEAINVGEVDFKPFKYQMQPSLPVKKDGPGKSLVVVLATLVGLIVAAGMVLTRHALNSRRMDMNSII, from the coding sequence ATGTCATCTATAGAAGTGAAATCACAACAATTAGAGAGCGCTCTCATTTATCCAGTCCAGCCCGCCAGCCACGAGGAGATCGACCTCCTGGCGCTGCTGTCTACGCTGTTTGCAGCCCGCAAACAGATCGTTGGAATTACGCTCATTTTTGCACTTTGTGGCGTCATCGCTAGTTTCCTTCTGCCCCAGAAGTGGACTAGCCAGGCCGTCATCACTGCACCTGAGAATGAGCAGATGGTCGAACTGCGCCGGGCGATGGTGAACATGAGCGTACTGGGCGTAGAGACTAAAGTTAACAGCGCCAGCGTATTTAACATGTTCCTGAAAAAATTCGATTCTCAGGCGCTGCGCGAACGCTTTCTTTCAACGTCGCCATACGTGCAGGTGCTGCTAAGAAATAAAGAAGTGGATACGTCGGAGCTGCACAAGGCCATTATTAACGTCTCTGAAAAATTCAAATCCCAGAACAATGCGGATCCAAAACAGACGGCTGAAACCCCTTACTCTTCTTGGACGCTAAGTTTTAACGCGCCGGACGCTGAAAATGCTCAGAGGGTGCTGAGAAACTACATTGAATTCATTGTGGGTGAAGTGAACAAAAGCATTCTCCAGGAAGTAAAGGATGCGGTGGAGCTCAAAATTGTTTTTGAGAAAGACAAGCTTAAGCTGGACCGCTCCATGCTGGAAAATGAGCATAGCGTTAACCTGCAGCGTCTGGGCTATTCGCTCCAGGTCGCCAACGCCGCCGGGCTTAAAAAACCGGTCTACAGCAACGGCCAGGCCATCAAAGACGATCCGGACTATTCGGTCGCCCTGGGCTCTGACGGGCTGGCAGAGAAGCTTAAAATTGAAGAGTCGATTAAGGACGTTTCTCAGCTTAACGTTGCCGTGCAGAATCGCGAGCATCTGGTCAGCCAGCTGGAAGCAATAAACGTCGGTGAGGTGGACTTTAAGCCGTTTAAATACCAGATGCAGCCTTCGCTGCCGGTGAAGAAAGACGGCCCGGGTAAATCTTTAGTGGTGGTGCTGGCCACGCTGGTTGGCCTGATTGTGGCGGCTGGCATGGTGCTGACCCGTCATGCTTTAAACAGCCGTCGAATGGATATGAATTCTATTATTTAA
- the kduD gene encoding 2-dehydro-3-deoxy-D-gluconate 5-dehydrogenase KduD, translated as MILDTFSLEGKVAVVTGCDTGLGQGMALGLAQAGCDIVGINIVEPTDTIEQVTALGRRFLSLTTDLRKIDGIPGLLDRAVAEFGHIDILVNNAGLIRREDAIEFSEQNWDDVMNLNIKSVFFMAQAAAKHFIAQGNGGKIINIASMLSFQGGIRVPSYTASKSAVMGVTRLLANEWAKHGINVNAIAPGYMATNNTQQLRADEQRSSEILDRIPAGRWGLPSDLMGPIVFLASPASDYVNGYTIAVDGGWLAR; from the coding sequence ATGATTCTGGATACATTCTCCCTTGAGGGTAAAGTTGCTGTTGTCACAGGTTGTGATACGGGTCTGGGTCAGGGCATGGCGCTGGGTCTTGCGCAGGCGGGTTGCGATATTGTGGGTATTAATATTGTTGAACCGACCGACACCATCGAGCAGGTGACGGCGCTGGGCCGCCGTTTTCTCAGCCTGACCACTGACCTGCGTAAAATTGACGGTATTCCGGGGCTGCTGGACCGTGCCGTTGCCGAGTTTGGCCATATCGACATCCTGGTCAACAATGCGGGTCTGATTCGCCGTGAAGACGCCATTGAGTTCAGCGAGCAAAACTGGGACGACGTCATGAACCTGAACATCAAAAGCGTCTTCTTTATGGCTCAGGCGGCGGCGAAGCACTTTATTGCCCAGGGCAACGGCGGAAAAATCATCAATATTGCGTCGATGCTCTCCTTCCAGGGTGGTATCCGGGTGCCCTCCTACACCGCTTCTAAGAGTGCGGTCATGGGCGTCACCCGTCTGCTGGCAAACGAGTGGGCGAAGCACGGCATAAATGTTAATGCTATTGCACCGGGCTACATGGCCACTAATAACACCCAGCAGCTGCGTGCCGATGAACAGCGCAGCAGCGAAATCCTCGACCGCATCCCGGCGGGCCGTTGGGGGTTGCCGAGCGACCTGATGGGGCCAATTGTCTTCCTGGCTTCACCTGCTTCTGATTACGTCAACGGCTACACCATCGCGGTGGACGGCGGCTGGCTGGCTCGATAA
- a CDS encoding DUF4440 domain-containing protein, producing MNQYVQETIDAHIAIENWLGAGKGDLKALLNRFSPAFSMVTPGGARLDYSALCAFFEGQQGARPGLKIELEEIKVVAEWSTGAIISYSEQQSLPGSEPTLRHSTAVFTSGLLWLRLHETAA from the coding sequence ATGAACCAGTACGTTCAGGAAACGATCGACGCCCATATTGCCATTGAAAACTGGCTGGGCGCGGGTAAAGGGGATTTAAAAGCGCTGCTTAACCGCTTCTCTCCAGCATTTTCTATGGTGACGCCGGGCGGGGCAAGGCTGGATTATTCAGCGCTTTGTGCCTTCTTTGAAGGGCAGCAAGGAGCCAGGCCCGGGCTAAAAATCGAGCTGGAAGAGATAAAAGTCGTGGCGGAGTGGTCTACCGGTGCGATCATAAGCTACAGCGAACAGCAAAGCCTGCCGGGATCTGAGCCTACGCTGCGTCATTCAACGGCAGTCTTTACCTCAGGGCTACTCTGGCTCCGGCTGCACGAGACGGCGGCTTAA
- a CDS encoding acetyl-CoA C-acetyltransferase has protein sequence MKDVVIVGAARTPIGCFQGALSPRSAAELGSAVVKALLERSGVSEQEVDEVILGQVLTAGAGQNPARQTALNSGLPWSVSAITINDVCGSGLKALHLATQAIQCGEADVVIAGGQENMSRAPHVLANSRTGAGLGNSQLIDSLVHDGLWDAFNDYHMGVTAENLAREYDISRERQDAFALASQQKARAAIDAGRFKDEIVPVPVELRPGATVLVDTDEQPRTDASAEALARLSPAFDSAGSVTAGNASSINDGAAAVLMMSAAKAEELGLPVLARIRAFASVGVDPALMGIAPVTATRRCLERAGWALEELDLIEANEAFAAQALSVGKMLEWDERKVNVNGGAIALGHPIGASGCRILVSLVHEMVKRDAKKGLATLCIGGGQGVALAIERD, from the coding sequence ATGAAAGATGTGGTGATTGTTGGGGCGGCGCGCACCCCCATTGGCTGCTTCCAGGGGGCGCTTTCTCCGCGTAGCGCCGCAGAGTTGGGGAGCGCTGTAGTAAAGGCCCTGCTTGAACGTAGCGGCGTAAGCGAGCAGGAAGTTGACGAGGTGATTCTGGGACAGGTATTAACCGCCGGCGCCGGACAAAACCCTGCACGACAAACAGCTCTTAATAGCGGCCTGCCGTGGTCCGTGTCGGCGATTACCATTAATGACGTCTGCGGATCCGGCCTGAAAGCGCTGCATCTTGCTACCCAGGCGATCCAGTGTGGCGAAGCGGACGTGGTGATAGCGGGCGGTCAGGAAAACATGAGCCGCGCTCCGCATGTTCTTGCCAACAGCCGTACCGGCGCGGGGCTGGGCAACAGCCAGCTTATCGACAGCCTGGTGCACGACGGACTGTGGGATGCGTTTAACGATTACCACATGGGCGTCACCGCAGAAAATCTCGCCCGCGAATACGATATCAGCCGTGAACGGCAGGATGCGTTCGCGCTGGCCTCGCAGCAGAAGGCTCGCGCTGCCATTGATGCGGGCCGCTTCAAAGACGAAATCGTACCGGTGCCTGTAGAGCTGCGCCCGGGAGCGACGGTGCTGGTGGATACCGATGAGCAGCCCCGGACGGACGCCAGTGCGGAGGCCCTGGCCCGGCTGAGCCCGGCGTTTGATAGTGCCGGCAGCGTTACGGCAGGCAACGCCTCTTCTATAAACGATGGCGCAGCGGCCGTCTTAATGATGAGCGCCGCAAAAGCCGAAGAGCTGGGACTGCCCGTTCTGGCGCGCATCCGGGCCTTTGCCAGCGTCGGCGTCGATCCGGCGCTGATGGGGATCGCCCCCGTCACGGCCACGCGCCGCTGCCTGGAAAGGGCAGGCTGGGCGCTGGAAGAGCTGGATTTAATCGAAGCGAATGAAGCGTTTGCCGCGCAGGCGCTTTCGGTAGGGAAGATGCTGGAGTGGGATGAGCGCAAGGTCAATGTGAACGGCGGAGCCATTGCGCTTGGCCACCCGATCGGCGCGTCCGGCTGTCGGATCCTCGTCTCGTTGGTGCATGAAATGGTCAAACGGGATGCGAAAAAAGGGCTGGCAACGCTGTGTATCGGCGGCGGGCAGGGGGTTGCTCTCGCCATCGAGCGCGATTAG
- a CDS encoding MFS transporter, with protein MPVSLLALAMSAFAIGTTEFVIMGLLPDVAGDLHISIPTAGWLISGYALGVAIGAPIMALLTARLPRKLSLVLLMVIFIIGNLLCAVAISYNFLMLARIVTALCHGAFFGIGAVVAAGLVAPNRKASAVALMFTGLTLANVLGVPIGTWFGQMYGWRSTFWGVAVIGVVAFIALIVSLPSQKDEAPADLKREVSALANGKLWLSLSMTIFFAAAMFALFSYIAPMLLQVTGITHKGVSWTLFLIGAGLTVGNILGGRLADWRVSVSLILSFTFIAIFSLLFRWTSHGAWLAEITLFLWAMAAFATVPALQINVVLHGKDAPNLVSTLNIAAFNVGNALGAWVGGTVIDRGYGLTAVPVAAAGLAVIGLIICLINFSSGTGHHHPATEQ; from the coding sequence ATGCCTGTTTCCTTACTCGCGCTGGCGATGAGTGCGTTTGCCATCGGCACGACGGAGTTTGTTATTATGGGCCTCCTGCCCGACGTGGCCGGGGATCTTCATATTTCGATCCCCACTGCGGGCTGGCTGATCAGCGGCTACGCCCTGGGCGTGGCAATCGGGGCGCCGATTATGGCCCTGCTGACGGCTCGTCTGCCGCGAAAACTCTCTCTTGTCCTGCTGATGGTGATTTTTATTATTGGCAACCTGCTGTGCGCCGTGGCGATCTCTTATAACTTCCTGATGCTCGCCCGCATCGTTACCGCGCTTTGCCACGGGGCCTTCTTCGGGATTGGTGCCGTCGTGGCCGCAGGCCTCGTTGCGCCAAACCGCAAGGCTTCCGCCGTGGCGCTGATGTTTACCGGCCTGACGCTTGCCAACGTGCTGGGCGTGCCGATTGGCACCTGGTTTGGGCAGATGTACGGCTGGCGGTCAACGTTCTGGGGCGTAGCGGTGATTGGCGTCGTGGCGTTTATCGCGCTTATCGTCAGCCTGCCTTCGCAGAAGGATGAGGCGCCCGCAGACTTAAAGCGTGAGGTCAGCGCGCTGGCTAACGGTAAGCTGTGGCTCTCCCTGTCGATGACAATTTTCTTTGCGGCGGCGATGTTCGCGCTGTTCAGCTATATCGCCCCGATGCTGCTCCAGGTCACCGGCATCACCCATAAAGGCGTGAGCTGGACGCTGTTCCTGATAGGGGCGGGCCTGACGGTGGGCAATATTCTGGGCGGGCGTCTGGCGGACTGGCGCGTCTCCGTAAGCCTGATCCTGAGCTTTACGTTTATCGCCATTTTCTCGCTGCTGTTCCGCTGGACGAGCCACGGCGCGTGGCTTGCTGAAATCACGCTCTTCCTGTGGGCGATGGCGGCGTTTGCTACCGTTCCCGCTTTGCAAATCAACGTGGTGCTGCATGGCAAAGATGCGCCAAACCTGGTCTCTACGCTGAATATCGCCGCGTTTAACGTCGGCAATGCGCTGGGGGCATGGGTTGGCGGTACGGTTATCGATCGCGGTTATGGGCTAACCGCCGTACCGGTTGCCGCTGCGGGGCTGGCGGTTATCGGGCTGATTATCTGTCTGATCAACTTCAGCAGCGGCACCGGCCATCATCATCCGGCTACCGAGCAATAA
- a CDS encoding aspartate/glutamate racemase — MKTIGLLGGMSWESTIPYYRLINEGIKTRLGGLHSAKIVLHSVDFHEIEACQSSGEWDKAGEMLADAALGLQKAGAEGIVLCTNTMHKVAGHIESRCGLPFLHIADATGRAIAAQGMSQVALFGTRYTMEQDFYRGRLEAEFGITSLIPDEPQRLRINQIIFDELCLGKITAESKRYYQQAIADLQDQGAQGVIFGCTEIGLLLQQNDCPLPVFDTAAIHAEDAVKFMLAE, encoded by the coding sequence ATGAAAACGATAGGCCTGTTAGGCGGCATGAGCTGGGAGTCCACCATTCCCTATTACCGCCTGATTAACGAAGGGATAAAGACCCGCCTTGGCGGACTGCATTCGGCGAAGATCGTCCTGCACAGCGTCGATTTCCACGAAATTGAGGCCTGCCAGTCAAGCGGGGAATGGGATAAAGCCGGCGAGATGCTGGCGGATGCGGCTCTGGGTTTACAGAAGGCCGGGGCCGAAGGCATCGTGCTGTGTACTAACACTATGCATAAAGTTGCCGGGCATATCGAATCCCGCTGCGGCCTGCCTTTTTTGCACATTGCCGATGCTACGGGGCGTGCGATAGCCGCGCAGGGCATGAGCCAGGTGGCGCTGTTCGGTACGCGCTACACCATGGAGCAGGATTTTTATCGCGGTCGCCTGGAAGCTGAATTTGGCATCACCTCGCTCATCCCTGACGAGCCGCAGCGCCTGCGCATTAACCAGATTATTTTCGACGAACTATGCCTGGGCAAAATCACGGCGGAATCGAAACGCTACTACCAGCAGGCTATTGCCGACCTTCAGGATCAGGGCGCCCAGGGCGTAATCTTTGGCTGCACGGAGATTGGCCTGCTGTTGCAACAGAATGATTGCCCGCTGCCGGTATTTGATACCGCCGCCATTCATGCGGAGGACGCGGTTAAATTTATGCTTGCAGAATAA
- a CDS encoding peptide MFS transporter: protein MHSSVNKNEGRTFFGHPYPLGSLFFTEMWERFSFYGIRPLLILFMAATVYDGGMGLARENASAIVGIFAGSMYLAALPGGWLADNWLGQQRAVWYGSILIALGHLSIALSAMLGDSLFFIGLMFIVLGSGLFKTCISVMVGTLYKKGDARRDGGFSLFYMGINMGSFIAPLISGWLIKTHGWHWGFGIGGIGMLVALVIFRLFAVPAMKRYDAEVGLDSTWNNPVAKKNGVGAWLLALAVGVAVIVTLIAQGVIVVNPVAVASVLVYVIAASVALYFIYLFVFAGLNRKERARLLVCFILLVSAAFFWSAFEQKPTSFNLFANDYTNRMIGDFEIPAVWFQSINALFIILLAPVFSWAWPAMARKNVRLSSITKFVIGILCAAAGFGIMMLAAQNVLNSGGAGVSPFWLVGSILMLTLGELCLSPIGLATMTLLAPERMRGQMMGLWFCASALGNLAAGLIGGHVKADQLDMLPDLFARCSVALLICAAVLLVLIVPVRRMLENAQVKTEQKPVASA, encoded by the coding sequence ATGCATTCCTCTGTTAATAAAAACGAAGGTCGAACTTTCTTCGGCCATCCTTATCCTCTGGGCTCGCTGTTCTTTACCGAAATGTGGGAGCGTTTCTCGTTCTACGGCATTCGCCCGCTGCTGATCCTGTTTATGGCGGCGACCGTTTACGACGGCGGTATGGGGCTGGCGCGCGAAAACGCCTCGGCCATCGTCGGGATCTTCGCTGGCAGCATGTATCTGGCAGCGCTTCCCGGCGGCTGGCTGGCGGATAACTGGCTCGGCCAGCAGCGTGCGGTGTGGTACGGTTCGATACTGATCGCCCTCGGCCATCTGTCGATAGCGCTGTCCGCCATGCTGGGCGACAGCCTGTTCTTCATCGGCCTGATGTTTATCGTTCTCGGCTCCGGCCTCTTCAAAACCTGTATTTCGGTGATGGTAGGGACGCTGTACAAAAAAGGCGATGCGCGCCGCGACGGTGGTTTCTCACTGTTTTATATGGGCATTAACATGGGTTCGTTTATCGCGCCGCTGATTTCCGGCTGGCTGATAAAAACTCACGGCTGGCACTGGGGCTTTGGCATCGGCGGTATTGGGATGCTGGTGGCGCTGGTCATCTTCCGCCTCTTTGCCGTCCCGGCGATGAAACGCTACGACGCTGAGGTCGGCCTGGATTCAACCTGGAACAACCCGGTGGCGAAGAAGAACGGGGTCGGGGCCTGGCTGCTGGCGCTGGCGGTTGGCGTGGCGGTAATCGTGACGCTTATTGCACAGGGCGTGATTGTGGTTAACCCCGTGGCGGTTGCCAGCGTGCTGGTCTATGTGATTGCCGCCTCGGTGGCCCTGTATTTTATCTATCTGTTTGTGTTTGCCGGGCTGAACCGCAAAGAGCGCGCCAGGCTGCTGGTGTGCTTTATCCTGCTGGTCTCAGCCGCATTCTTCTGGTCAGCATTTGAACAGAAGCCAACCTCGTTTAACCTGTTCGCCAACGACTACACCAACCGTATGATTGGCGACTTTGAAATTCCAGCCGTGTGGTTCCAGTCGATTAACGCCCTGTTTATTATCCTGCTGGCGCCGGTGTTTAGCTGGGCATGGCCGGCAATGGCGCGGAAAAACGTGCGTCTGAGCAGCATCACCAAGTTCGTGATCGGCATTTTGTGTGCCGCCGCAGGCTTTGGGATCATGATGCTGGCCGCGCAGAACGTGCTGAACAGCGGCGGGGCAGGCGTATCGCCGTTCTGGCTGGTGGGAAGCATCCTGATGCTGACGCTCGGCGAACTTTGCCTGAGCCCGATTGGGCTTGCGACCATGACGCTGCTGGCCCCGGAAAGAATGCGCGGCCAGATGATGGGGCTGTGGTTCTGCGCCAGCGCGCTGGGTAACCTGGCGGCGGGCCTGATTGGCGGGCACGTTAAGGCCGACCAGCTGGACATGCTGCCGGATCTCTTCGCCCGCTGTTCCGTTGCGCTGCTGATCTGCGCGGCGGTGCTGTTAGTTCTGATTGTGCCGGTGCGTCGTATGCTGGAAAACGCGCAGGTGAAGACGGAGCAAAAGCCGGTGGCCAGCGCTTAA